From the Fusarium keratoplasticum isolate Fu6.1 chromosome 14, whole genome shotgun sequence genome, the window TACCTTTCTCGCTAGACTGCTCTTGTTTCTTTACCCTTCTGCTCAAGAGTTGCTCACCACGACTGGCTATTTTCGCCCATGATGTGGCTCCTACCGATCAACTTTCTAACACTGCATTGTGATGCTACCCACTTCTCCCATGAGTTGTCAAGCGTTGATGACTGATGATGGATTTGCCTAGATGCGTACATCATCTTGATGGGCTTGCTTGCCCTGCCCGTCCTCTACCCTTATGGCAACCTCAAGGCAATCGATGCCTACTTTTTCGGAGCCAGCGCGTCGACTGAGTCTGGCCTGAATACGTGCGTCCTGCTATTCATCTCGGGTGCTTCCGCTGACAGGTCGCCTTCCGTTCACAGCATCGACGTAAAGGACCTCAAGACGTACCAGCAACTCTATCTCTACTTTATCCCTATGTTTACCaacctcggcttcatcaacatcattGTTGTCGTCGTACGCCTGTTCTGGTTCAAGAGACATTTTAAGCGTCTCGGTGGGTGACCTATCAACTGTGAGGCCCTCTTTCATAGGGAGCGGGTAGCTGACTTGGGGATGCGACCAGCGCCCCAGCTGTTCAgcggccgacgacgaggtgCACCTGACGCTGATGTCGAAGATACCCCGGATACATTGAAGGAGATCGCAGGAACAAGCAGCAAGCTTCCCGTTGCGGTGGCAAGTGGGAACGATGCCAGAACAACCAGCGGCGGTATTGATCAATCTCCTGCGGCTAGCTCGAATGGCGACGGACAGGTCGCGCGAACTACCACCATCACCTTTGATCCTTCTACGGAGCAGCACAAAGACAACGCCACTCTCTACATCCCAGCGCCGCAGGACCGTGAGCGTGGTGAGACCTTTCAACCCCAATATGTGATGTGGCTGCTGATGAAGGAAGGGTATCCTATTGTTGCCAAGACTGGTGACGAGGAGTATGGAGCTGATGATAGCGATGATGGCATGACCTGAGCCCTCACCCAAGACCCTCAACAAAAGCTAATATCTTGCAGAGAACTGCATCAAGCCGGTACGTAGCTCAACCTCCAACAACGTAGGTCCATCCATgcgtcgtcgccatcgttTAAGCGGCAGTGATAGCCTACAAATCAGTGCAGCTCGGTCTATGGATCGTGTCGCTGGCGTCGCCGCATCTCTCTTGGTTCTTGGGTCTGAGACTACGCCTCGTCGCCGTTCCGTGACCTCTGTCTCCCAACAGCAGCCAGCACTCAACGACCGTCCTTTCCTCTCGCGCCAGGCCACCATTGGACGCAATTCCCAGTTCCATAACCTGACTTCACATGATCGGGAACTGCTGGGCGGTATTGAGTACCGCAGTCTGAAGCTCCTGCTCAAGATCGTGACTTGTGAGTCAATGACAAGCCCCCTGGCCATGATATCGTGGATGCTAATCAGCCCCAAGCTTACTTCTTCGGCATCCATCTGTTCGGCGCCATCTGCCTCGTCGGCTGGATCCAGACAGCAAATCCCAAGTACAAGGACTATCTGCAGTCAACTGGACAGGACAAGAACTGGTGGTAAGTAAATCCCGGTCTAAGCTACACTTTTGGAGCAAGCTGGCTGAGATCGACTCTTCGTTTAGGGCTTTCTATTCCGCCCAGACAATGGTGGATAACCTTGGCTTCACTCTTACGCCCGACTCTATGATCTCCTTCCGTGACGCCAAGTTTCCTATGGTGCTGATGAGCTTCCTCGCCTTCGCCGGTAACACACTGTACCCGGTCTTCCTGCGCCTGGTGATCTGGCTTATGTCAAAGATCACGCCTAAGCATTCCCCTACCCAGGAGCCTCTCGCTTTTCTCCTCGAGCACCCGCGCAGGTGCTACACTTTACTTTTCCCTAGCCGCCCAACTTGGATCCTCTTCGCCATTATCTTTACTCTCAACTTTGTCGATATCCTGCTTATAATCATCCTTGACCTTCACAATCCCGAGGTTGCGTCTTTGCCCCTTGCTGCGCGCATCCCAGCTGCTATATTCCAGGCTGCTTCGGCGCGTCATACTGGTACCTCCACCTTCAACCTGGCAAACGTTAACCCGGCTGTGCAGCTCAGCCTTTTGATCATGATGTATATTGCCATCTTCCCTATTGCTCTCAGCATCCGCGTCTCCAACACGTATGAGGAGAAGTCACTCGGAATTTGGGAGCAAGAAGAGTCCCTGAACGAGAAAAATGGCAAATCATATCTGATGACGCATATGAAAAACCAACTTGGTTTCGATCTCTGGTATATCTTCCTGGGTACCTTTTGCATTTGCGTCGCCGAATCTGATAGGATCGCCGATGTTAATGAGCCGGTAAGCACAGAATCTTCCCTTAAAAAGTATGCTCACCTAATCGTGGCTAGGCCTTCTCTGTCTTCTCGGTTCTCTTTGAGGTGACCTCAGCCTAGTAAGCGCCTTTATTACCGGACCCTGCGGCCGTTGTAGCAGATGCTGATTGACACTTCTTTTGCTAGTGGCAACGTTGGCTTGAGTCTGGGTTACCCAACAGTCAGTACTTCTCTGTGTGGTATGTTTGGAACCTTTGGCAAAGTTGTCAtttgcttgatgatgatccgAGGGCGTCATCGTGGGCTGCCCTACGCCCTTGACCGAGCCATCATGCTGCCTAATGAGCAAGTTGTAGGGTACTCTGCAGAGAGCTCTCTATAATCCCCCTACCTTTTGCCTTCCGGTAGCAAAGATGCGCTCGATGATGCCACCGATGGCAAGTTTGGTACCTTTTGTATCACCAAATTACTAGGGCTGGGGCCAAGAGCTTGGTTGGATAGAGCTATCTAAGGTCTTTGCTGCAAGAAGGAAATTCGCTGCACCGAAGGCCTGGAATACGATTTTCTTCTTTGGTTGGAAAGGTTAGCCTGTGAAGATGCGTTGTTTTGACGGATCAATGGCTATTCCGACCACTGGTGGCTGGGATGTGGATGTCTTGTCTATAGCTTCCGCTGGTTAGCGCTAgcctttcttcttttttaacgtacatgataagcatatGTCACAGACAAGTATGTGTGTCAGTAAGATTTTCACCTTAAATCGcgatttttaaaaaattcttaAAAACTGAAATTAGTTTAAAAATAACCTAAACTTTAGAAATAACTTTCTTAGCAGTATATAAAGTAAGCTTAATTTTTctaagattttttaaaaaaaactcctattaagttattaagaaaaaaCATATTCGCACTGTCTTTTTAAGcctttttttactttataagctagataattttttGAAAATTCTAGAAAAAATACTAACTTTCTAACTATTTACTAATTAGGTTAAAAATGCTTCTTTTAAGTTTGTAGCTATTTTATTGTAGTTTTTAGAAAATCTAGCTTTTTTACTTTTAGCTGCACAGTACTAGTGTGACACATACTTGTCTGTGACatatgcttatcatgtacgttaattAATATAACATGCTCATTTCAACATAGCCCCAGAGTGATATCGTCTACGCCGTCAGTTACCGGGACAGTGATGAACGCTcattttaattttttaatttttaattttttttttttaaaaaaatagAACCTCTCCTGGCCTTGTTCATTGAAGAGGGGAGAGGGGCAGAACAGAAAGCAGGGGGAAAACAAAAAATAGTTTTGGTTGATGTGTCGCTAACGCTCCGTGGCGAACCAACCTCGCAAGCGAGGTTGGCCACAAAAAAATGACACACCTAAAAGCGGTGACGTAAGAATGTTCGTTTGGTGATTGAAGGATTTCGGGTTTGCCTGATCCGGTCTTTGAGGGATTTCTTGACCTCAGCCACCTCGTAACCGAGGGTCATTGAAGGCAAACAGCGGGGTTCATTTCGATAACCGTCAGGGATCTGGCTTTTGGCTGACGAGCGTCCATCACTCAGCTCGCTGAGGATAATGAGGGACTGCGAGATGCCAAGGCAGCCGGATATCCAGATACGCAATATCGTCAGACTGGAAGAATGGAGGAGGGAAGACAGGAGACGACGAACATTCTCAAATATCTGCGTCCCACACTTGGCCGGGATGTCTCGGTAGCGATAGGTCCCAGGATCGATCACATGCCTGTCGCTCAAATGTCCCATATAACGAATACCCCGGATCTGTACTCTGGTCATCCAATCAAAGAATTGAGGGAATATCTCTCACGGTGGGCGGCATCCGACCTCTGTTTGGACACCGCGCGTTTCTGTTCCTTCAAAAATTCCAGATCCACCGGCGGCATTGGTTGTGTTAACTTCTTCTTTCCCACACGCGCTCCGTGCCATTAACTTTCCGGGCATGTTTCTAGTTCCAAACTTGGCTACGAGGGCGATTGATGACGAACGACACCGTGCTGACACGCCACCCAAGGTCGCTATCATCCTGGCTATCCTCGTGTCTGTGCTGATGTTGCTCACGCCAtttctccttggcaacaGAGGCATCAGACGTTTCTTCCCTCATTGGGCGAGGCAAGACTCCCCTGAAAGGACTCTATGCCTTACTCCGGAGGCACTGGACTTGATGCCTGTGATCAAGTATCGGGTATCTGGGGAGACCAAAGGCAACGATCTAAATAGTGGTGAGAACTACTCCGTAACGCAAACAGACGGCCTGCAGAGCTGCTCAATCTGTACAGAGGACTTTGGGGGAGACGTGGAACTTCGCTCGCTACCCTGCGGCCATAGCTTCCACCCTACCTGCATCGATCCGTGGCTCCTAGAGCGTTCTCTAACTTGCCCTCTTTGGTGTGTACCCCAAAAGCCTATCAACTAACAAGGACTCACTCGCCATAGTCGTCTGAATGTCGCCGCTGGTCTCGTCTCTACAACCCATTCCGAAATGCCCACAAGGCCTCGTCGGGTACTCTTCCTCACGGGACTTTGGGCGCACCGGCGCCGTGGACCAAGAGTTAAGTTTGCACTTCCCATTGCCTCAATTCACGGCCTAACGAATCGATAGGCTGCTCGGGAACTGACTCCCTTCGAAAATATCCCAAGCATCCGGTCGATGGGACCAGGCACTGCAATCCCGCCACGACCCTTTCGGCATTATCAACCGACACTGACATCGATCTCCGAGGTCTTGAATCAAATGGGCCCCTCAGGAAGGTAGGAAATGATGGTGGAATACGAGACTTGGGGGAACGGGATGGTGCGAGAAGGCCAGCGGTCATACGGTGTATGCGGAGGAAACAGAGCCAGGGCTTTGTATCTCTTGAACCGAACGAGGAAAAAACTTCGCCGTTAATGTCGACAACAAAAAGGGAGAACGATGGG encodes:
- a CDS encoding HET domain-containing protein, producing the protein MGLLALPVLYPYGNLKAIDAYFFGASASTESGLNTCVLLFISGASADRSPSVHSIDVKDLKTYQQLYLYFIPMFTNLGFINIIVVVVRLFWFKRHFKRLAPQLFSGRRRGAPDADVEDTPDTLKEIAGTSSKLPVAVASGNDARTTSGGIDQSPAASSNGDGQVARTTTITFDPSTEQHKDNATLYIPAPQDRERGETFQPQYVMWLLMKEGYPIVAKTGDEEYGADDSDDENCIKPVRSSTSNNVGPSMRRRHRLSGSDSLQISAARSMDRVAGVAASLLVLGSETTPRRRSVTSVSQQQPALNDRPFLSRQATIGRNSQFHNLTSHDRELLGGIEYRSLKLLLKIVTSYFFGIHLFGAICLVGWIQTANPKYKDYLQSTGQDKNWWAFYSAQTMVDNLGFTLTPDSMISFRDAKFPMVLMSFLAFAGNTLYPVFLRLVIWLMSKITPKHSPTQEPLAFLLEHPRRCYTLLFPSRPTWILFAIIFTLNFVDILLIIILDLHNPEVASLPLAARIPAAIFQAASARHTGTSTFNLANVNPAVQLSLLIMMYIAIFPIALSIRVSNTYEEKSLGIWEQEESLNEKNGKSYLMTHMKNQLGFDLWYIFLGTFCICVAESDRIADVNEPAFSVFSVLFEVTSAYGNVGLSLGYPTVSTSLCGMFGTFGKVVICLMMIRGRHRGLPYALDRAIMLPNEQVVGYSAESSL
- a CDS encoding RING-type domain-containing protein; translation: MFLVPNLATRAIDDERHRADTPPKVAIILAILVSVLMLLTPFLLGNRGIRRFFPHWARQDSPERTLCLTPEALDLMPVIKYRVSGETKGNDLNSEDFGGDVELRSLPCGHSFHPTCIDPWLLERSLTCPLCRLNVAAGLVSTTHSEMPTRPRRVLFLTGLWAHRRRGPRAARELTPFENIPSIRSMGPGTAIPPRPFRHYQPTLTSISEVLNQMGPSGR